One genomic region from Rhodothermales bacterium encodes:
- a CDS encoding adenine phosphoribosyltransferase, whose protein sequence is MITELLAAIRNVPDFPSPGIQFKDITPILARADLVRQAVHLLVEPWKAENITKVIGIESRGFILGAMIAEALDAGFVPVRKEGKLPYTTIKETYDLEYGTDTIEMHIDALSEGDRVLIHDDVIATGGTAAATHRLAEFAEARVVGFSFLVELTALNGRSNLDDAVPVHALLPV, encoded by the coding sequence ATGATCACCGAACTTCTCGCTGCCATCCGGAACGTCCCGGATTTCCCGTCACCGGGCATCCAGTTCAAGGATATTACACCCATCCTGGCCAGGGCCGATCTGGTACGGCAGGCGGTCCATCTTCTGGTTGAACCCTGGAAGGCTGAAAACATCACCAAGGTCATCGGGATTGAGTCCCGGGGGTTCATCCTTGGCGCCATGATTGCTGAAGCACTCGATGCGGGCTTCGTTCCGGTCCGGAAAGAAGGCAAGTTGCCGTACACGACCATCAAAGAGACGTATGACCTGGAATATGGCACGGACACCATCGAAATGCACATCGATGCGCTCTCGGAGGGGGACCGTGTCCTCATCCACGACGACGTCATCGCCACCGGCGGTACCGCTGCCGCCACCCATCGCCTGGCCGAATTCGCGGAGGCCCGTGTGGTAGGATTTTCGTTCCTGGTGGAACTCACGGCGCTCAATGGGCGATCCAACCTGGACGACGCTGTTCCCGTACATGCCCTCCTGCCAGTCTGA